One segment of Prionailurus bengalensis isolate Pbe53 chromosome X, Fcat_Pben_1.1_paternal_pri, whole genome shotgun sequence DNA contains the following:
- the LOC122477030 gene encoding LOW QUALITY PROTEIN: melanoma-associated antigen B5-like (The sequence of the model RefSeq protein was modified relative to this genomic sequence to represent the inferred CDS: inserted 1 base in 1 codon; deleted 2 bases in 1 codon), translating into MGLLEQFLLYQYKMKEPILKXMLKISGQTYKEYYSEIIKRASEHIEIVFAVDFKEVDSTSHSYDLVSKVKLPNNGRVCAGRGLPKTGLLMTVLGVIFMKGDCAAEEDSWKCLNMMQVYGGRKHSIYGERKKLITKDLVKLEYLEHCQVSNSDPPCYEFLWGPKAHTETIKMKVLELLAKFNDTVPSVFSARYKETLEDEELRAEARPIATVCNRLLKSEAF; encoded by the exons ATGGGTTTGTTGGAACAGTTTCTTCTGTaccaatataaaatgaaagagcCCATTCTGA GAATGCTAAAGATTAGTGGCCAAACTTACAAAGAATACTATTCTGAGATCATTAAGAGAGCCTCTGAACATATCGAGATTGTCTTTGCGGTAGACTTCAAGGAAGTGGATTCAACCAGCCACTCCTATGACCTTGTCAGCAAAGTGAAACTCCCTAACAATGGGAGGGTGTGCGCCGGCAGGGGGTTACCCAAGACCGGTCTA CTGATGACAGTCCTGGGTGTGATCTTCATGAAGGGCGACTGTGCTGCTGAGGAAGACAGCTGGAAATGCCTGAATATGATGCAAGTATATGGTGGGAGGAAGCACTCCATCTATGGGGAGCGTAAGAAGCTCATCACCAAAGATTTGGTGAAGCTAGAGTACCTGGAACACTGCCAAGTGTCCAACAGTGATCCTCCATGCTATGAGTTCCTATGGGGCCCAAAAGCCCACACTGAAACCATTAAGATGAAAGTCCTTGAATTACTGGCCAAGTTCAATGACACAGTTCCCAGTGTCTTCTCAGCAAGATATAAAGAAACTTTGGAAGATGAGGAATTAAGAGCTGAAGCCAGACCTATAGCTACTGTGTGTAACAGACTACTGAAGtctgaggctttttaa